The DNA sequence GTCCAATGAACAAAGCGAAATCATAAAATGGGTGAAAACAAATGTCTAAATACAGTCAAGATGTTGTAAAAATTTTATATGATCATCAGCCTGAATATATTTCTGGTCAAATGATTGCAGAGCAGCTGCAGATTTCTCGAACTGCAGTCAAAAAAATCATTGATCAGCTTAAAGCAGAAGGCTGCGTCATCAATTCAGTCAACCATAGAGGTCATCAGTTAGAACAACTGGCAGACACTTGGTATCCTGGTATTGTAGAACAAATTGTTGATGAACAAGGCTTTTTTAAGAAAACATTGGTTTTCGATACCATCGATTCAACACAACTAGCAGCAAAACAAGAACTTGTCGGCAATCAAGATTCAATTATTGTGTTAAGCAATGAACAAACTAAAGGGCGCGGTCGTTTTAACCGCTTCTGGGATTCAGAAAAAGGAAAAGGGCTATGGATGAGCGCAGTCTTTCGTCCGAATGTACCTTTCTCTTTAATTACGACTTTTAATTTGTTTATGGCCTTAGCAATAAGAGAAAGTATTCAACCTTTTTCCAACGACAAAGTCGAAATCAAATGGCCTAACGACATTTATATCGGCAGTAAAAAGGTCTGCGGTTTCTTAACAGAAATGTCTGCGAACAGTGATGGTATTGAAGCTGTTATTTGTGGAATAGGTATTAATATGAACCAAAAATCAGATGAGTTTCCAAAAGAAATTGCACATCGTGCGACAAGTATATTGAACCATGCGGATCAAAAAATCGATCGTTATCAGTTTTTAGACGTATTGCTGGGCAATATGAAAAAACGCTATATACAATTTCTGACAGTGCCGTTTGAAGACATCAGAGAAGAATACAGAACACATTCAAATATTTGGCAACGCACGTTGAAGTTCACAGAGAACGACACAGTATTTACTGGTCAAGCATTGGATATTGATAAAGACGGCTTTTTGCAAGTCGTTGATGAAGAGGGCAAACCACACCGCTTAATGAGTGCTGATATTGATTTATAGGAAGGAGGCGATAAAGTGAGTCAAACCAATTATGCAGTGGTAGATTTAGAAACAACCGGCAACCAAAAGGATTATGATGAAATCATCCAAATCGGGATTACATTTGTAAGAAACTTTGAAATTGTAGGTTCCTACCACTCTTTAATTAAAACAGACTTAGAAATTCCGCCTTTCATACAGGCACTGACTTCTATTGAAGATACCATGCTGACACAAGCACCATATTTTCATGAAATAGCAGATGAAATCTATGATGTTTTGAAAGACTGTGTCTTTGTCGCACACAACGTAGCCTTTGATTTGAACTTTTTAAAAAATGCATTCAGAAAATGCAATATCACTTATCACCCTAGAAAAGCCATTGATACTGTCGAATTATTCAAAGTGGCTTTTCCGACAGATAAAAGCTACCAATTAAGCGAACTTGCTGAAAATCACGGTATACCTTTAAATAATGCACACCGTGCCGATGAAGATGCCGCAACTACTGCTAAATTGATGATTAAAGCTTTCAATGTGCTTTACA is a window from the Staphylococcus sp. IVB6181 genome containing:
- a CDS encoding biotin--[acetyl-CoA-carboxylase] ligase, translated to MSKYSQDVVKILYDHQPEYISGQMIAEQLQISRTAVKKIIDQLKAEGCVINSVNHRGHQLEQLADTWYPGIVEQIVDEQGFFKKTLVFDTIDSTQLAAKQELVGNQDSIIVLSNEQTKGRGRFNRFWDSEKGKGLWMSAVFRPNVPFSLITTFNLFMALAIRESIQPFSNDKVEIKWPNDIYIGSKKVCGFLTEMSANSDGIEAVICGIGINMNQKSDEFPKEIAHRATSILNHADQKIDRYQFLDVLLGNMKKRYIQFLTVPFEDIREEYRTHSNIWQRTLKFTENDTVFTGQALDIDKDGFLQVVDEEGKPHRLMSADIDL